One Paralichthys olivaceus isolate ysfri-2021 chromosome 8, ASM2471397v2, whole genome shotgun sequence genomic region harbors:
- the LOC109627518 gene encoding myosin-9-like isoform X2, with translation MTDADKFLYGDRSGVNNPLAQADWATKKLVWVPSEKLGFEVGSLKEEHGEECVVELADSGKKVKVNKDDIQKMNPPKFNKVEDMAELTCLNEASVLHNLKERYYSGLIYTYSGLFCVVVNPYKYLPIYSEDIVNMYKGKKRHEMPPHIYAITDTAYRSMMQDREDQSILCTGESGAGKTENTKKVIQYLAHVASSVKSKKDQGELEKQLLQANPILEAFGNAKTVKNDNSSRFGKFIRINFDVNGYIVGANIETYLLEKSRAIRQAKEERSFHVFYYMLSGAGEKLRSELCLEDYSKYRFLSNGNVTIPGQQDKDMFTETMDAFQIMSIPEEERIGLLKVVSAVLQLGNMSFKKERHSDQASMPDDTAAQKVCHLLSINVTDFTRAILTPRIKVGRDYVQKAQTQEQAEFAVEALAKASYERMFRWLVMRINKALDKTKRQGASFIGILDIAGFEIFELNSFEQLCINYTNEKLQQLFNHTMFILEQEEYQREGIEWSFIDFGLDLQPCIDLIEKHASPPGILALLDEECWFPKATDKSFVEKVVQEQGTHPKFQKPKKLKDDADFCVMHYAGKVDYKADEWLLKNMDPLNECVASLLNQSTDKFTADLWRDMDRIVGLEKVAMSDSIHGAFKTRKGMFRTVGQLYKEQLSNLMTTLRNTNPNFVRCIIPNHEKKAGKLESHLVLDQLRCNGVLEGIRICRQGFPNRIVFQEFRQRYEILTPSAIPKGFMDGKQACVLMIKALELDPNLYRIGQSKVFFRAGVLAHLEEERDMKITDVIISFQAWCRGYLARKAFAKRQQQLTAMKVIQRNCVAYLKLRNWQWWRLFTKVKPLLQVTRQEEEMLAKEDELLKVKERQLQAEDQIKEFEAKQQQLSAEKSALQEQLQAETELCAEAEEMRSRLATRKQELEDILHDLESRLEEEEERVTQMHTERKKMQQNITDLEQQLDEEEAARQKLQMEKVTMDAKLKKTEEEVMVLDDQNSKLNKEKKLLEERISEFTTNLSEEEEKSKSLQKLKNKHEAMITDLEDRLRKEEKVRQELEKNRRKLEGDSTDLNDQIADLQAQLAELRAQFAKKEEELLAALARIEEEAAAKNAAQKKIRELEAQISELQEDLELERQARAKAEKHRRDLGEELEALKTELEDTLDSTAAQQELRSKRETEVTQLKKTLEEEAKIHEQQMADMRQKHNQAFDELNEQLEQAKRNKVSVEKAKQALESEWNELQIELNTLTQGKGDSEHRRKKAESQVQELQVKYGESERQRQDLSSKLTKIQSELDNVNSLLSEAEGKNIKTSKDLSSFESQLQDTQELLHEETRQKLALSTQLRQLENDQNSLRDMLEEEEESKRNVEKQVSALQAQLAETKKKLEQEALNLEGTEEGRKRVQREVDSLMQELEEKSAAYDKLDKTKTRLQQELDDLLLDQDHLRQNVSNLEKKQRKFDQMLAEEKTISTQYAEERDKAEAEAREKETRALTLARELETMTDLKSELDRANKMLKAEMEDLVSSKDDVGKSVHELERSKRAMEQQLEEMKLQLEELEDELQTTEDAKLRLEVNMQAMKAQFDRDLLARDEQGEDKRKQLVKQVREMETELEDERRQRSQALSSKKKLELDMAELEVQIDAANKGRDEALKQLKKLQALMKEQMRELEELRMSRDEAVSGAKETERKLKAMEADTLHFQEEVATAERLKRQVQTERDELQEEVNISNSKNSLLADEKRRLEARISQLEEELEEEQLNTEMINDRLKRTTLQTEQLTTEMASERSNSQRLEGARSQLDRQNKELKLKLQELEGTIKSKYKSSITVLEAKIAQVEEQLDTESKERQQASRLARRTEKKLKEVLLQVEDERRNTEQYKDQAEKTNSRMRQLKRQLEEAEEEVTRANASRRKLQRELDDATESADAMNREVSTLKSKLRRGDGTFNVRRTLARTGLDSDEDMDVLTETSETATE, from the exons ATGACGGACGCAGACAAATTCCTATATGGGGACCGCAGCGGGGTAAACAACCCGCTGGCCCAGGCTGACTGGGCCACCAAGAAGCTGGTGTGGGTCCCCTCTGAGAAGCTGGGCTTCGAGGTCGGCTCTCTTAAAGAGGAGCATGGAGAGGAGTGTGTGGTCGAGCTTGCTGACTCTGGCAAGAAG GTGAAGGTCAACAAGGACGACATTCAGAAGATGAACCCACCCAAGTTCAACAAGGTGGAGGACATGGCCGAGCTCACCTGCCTGAATGAGGCCTCGGTGCTGCACAACCTTAAGGAGAGATACTACTCTGGTCTCATCTAT ACGTACTCTGGTCTCTTCTGCGTGGTGGTCAACCCGTACAAGTACTTGCCCATCTACTCTGAGGACATAGTGAATATGTACAAGGGCAAGAAGAGACACGAGATGCCCCCGCACATCTATGCCATCACAGACACCGCCTACAGGAGCATGATGCAGG ATCGTGAGGATCAATCCATCCTTTGCAC TGGGGAATCTGGAGCAGGAAAAAcggaaaacacaaagaaagtcATTCAGTATCTCGCCCATGTTGCCTCATCTGTCAAATCTAAGAAAGATCAG ggGGAACTGGAGAAACAGCTGCTGCAAGCAAACCCCATCCTTGAGGCCTTCGGCAATGCAAAGACTGTCAAGAACGACAACTCCTCAAGATTT GGAAAATTCATCAGGATCAACTTTGATGTCAATGGATATATTGTTGGAGCCAACATTGAAACTT ATCTGCTGGAGAAGTCTCGAGCCATCAGACAAGctaaagaggagaggagcttcCATGTCTTCTACTACATGTTGTCAGGAGCAGGGGAGAAGCTGCGCT CTGAGTTGTGTCTGGAGGATTACAGCAAGTACCGTTTCCTGTCGAATGGAAACGTGACGATTCCAGGACAGCAGGACAAGGACATGTTCACTGAGACTATGGATGCCTTTCAGATCATGAGCATCCCTGAGGAGGAAAGAATTG GACTGTTGAAGGTGGTGTCGGCTGTGTTGCAGTTGGGGAACATGTCCTTCAAGAAGGAACGTCACTCTGACCAGGCGTCCATGCCTGACGACACcg CTGCCCAGAAAGTGTGTCACCTGCTGAGCATCAATGTAACCGACTTCACACGAGCGATCCTGACCCCCAGAATCAAG GTTGGCAGGGACTACGTGCAGAAGGCCCAGACTCAGGAGCAGGCTGAGTTTGCTGTCGAGGCTCTGGCTAAAGCATCTTACGAGAGGATGTTCCGCTGGCTGGTGATGAGAATCAACAAAGCCCTAGACAAGACCAAGAGACAGGGAGCCTCCTTCATTGGCATCCTGGACATTGCTGGATTTGAGATCTTTGAG TTGAACTCGTTTGAGCAGCTGTGTATCAACTACACcaatgaaaagctgcagcagctcttcaaCCACACCATGTTCAtcctggagcaggaggagtacCAGAGGGAGGGCATCGAGTGGAGCTTCATCGACTTTGGCCTCGACCTGCAGCCCTGCATAGACCTCATCGAAAAACAT GCCAGTCCTCCAGGCATCCTGGCTCTGCTGGATGAAGAGTGTTGGTTCCCAAAAGCCACAGACAAGTCGTTTGTGGAGAAGGTGGTTCAGGAGCAGGGAACGCACCCAAAGTTCCAGAAACCCAAGAAACTCAAGGACGATGCTGATTTCTGCGTTATGCACTATGCTGGAAAG gtggaCTACAAAGCAGACGAGTGGCTGCTGAAAAACATGGATCCTCTGAATGAGTGTGTTGCCTCTTTGCTCAACCAGTCTACTGACAAGTTTACTGCTGATCTGTGGAGAGACA TGGACCGTATTGTGGGTCTGGAAAAGGTGGCGATGTCAGACTCCATCCATGGGGCCTTTAAAACCCGTAAGGGCATGTTCCGCACTGTGGGCCAACTGTACAAGGAGCAGCTGAGTAACCTAATGACCACACTCAGAAACACCAACCCTAACTTTGTGCGCTGCATCATCCCCAACCACGAGAAGAAG GCTGGTAAACTGGAGTCTCACCTGGTTCTGGACCAGCTCAGGTGCAATGGAGTCCTGGAGGGGATTCGTATCTGCAGACAGGGCTTCCCCAACCGCATCGTCTTCCAGGAGTTCAGACAGAG gtaTGAAATTCTCACTCCAAGCGCTATCCCAAAGGGCTTCATGGACGGCAAGCAGGCCTGTGTGCTCATG ATTAAAGCTTTAGAGCTGGACCCCAATCTGTACCGCATCGGTCAGAGTAAAGTGTTCTTCAGAGCTGGAGTcctggctcacctggaggaggagagagacatgaagaTCACTGATGTCATCATCAGCTTCCAGGCCTGGTGCAGAGGATATCTGGCCCGCAA AGCCTTCGCTaagagacagcagcagctgacagCAATGAAAGTTATCCAGAGAAACTGTGTAGCTTATCTCAAACTCAGGAACTGGCAGTGGTGGAGGCTTTTCACTAAG GTGAAGCCTCTGCTGCAAGTGACtcggcaggaggaggagatgctgGCCAAAGAAGATGAGCTGTTGAAGGTGAAGGAGAGACAACTGCAGGCGGAGGATCAGATCAAAGAGTTTGAAGCCAAGCAGCAACAG CTGAGTGCTGAGAAGTCGGCTCTTCAGGAGCAGCTCCAGGCAGAGACGGAGCTGTGTGCCGAGGCTGAAGAGATGAGATCACGTCTGGCCACCAGaaagcaggagctggaggataTCCTGCACGACCTGGAGTCTcgcctggaggaggaggaggagagagtaactcagatgcacacagagaggaagaagatgcaGCAGAACATCACG GATTtagagcagcagctggatgaggaggaggcggcCAGACAGAAGCTTCAGATGGAGAAGGTCACCATGGACGCCAAGCTGAAGAAGACTGAGGAGGAAGTCATGGTGCTGGACGACCAGAACAGCAAGCTTAACAAG GAAAAGAAACTGCTGGAGGAAAGGATCTCTGAGTTCACCACCAACttgtctgaggaggaagagaagtcTAAAAGTTTACAGAAactcaaaaataaacatgaagcCATGATCACTGATTTGGAAG ATCGtctgaggaaagaggagaaagtgcGTCAGGAGTTGGAGAAGAACCGTCGTAAACTTGAAGGAGACTCTACGGACCTCAATGACCAGATTGCAGACCTGCAGGCTCAGTTAGCTGAACTCCGAGCTCAATTTGccaagaaggaggaggaactgCTTGCTGCACTGGCCAG gatagaggaggaggctgcGGCCAAGAACGCAGCCCAGAAGAAGATCAGGGAGCTGGAGGCCCAGATTTCAGAGCTACAGGAGGATCTGGAGCTGGAGAGGCAGGCACGTGCCAAGGCTGAGAAACACCGCAGGGACCTGGGAGAAGAGCTCGAGGCCCTCAAGACTGAGCTGGAGGACACGTTGGActccacagcagcacaacaggaGCTCAG GTCAAAGCGAGAGACAGAGGTCACCCAGCTGAAGAAGACACTGGAGGAAGAGGCCAAGATTCATGAGCAGCAGATGGCCGACATGAGACAAAAGCACAATCAGGCGTTTGACGAGCTCAACGAGCAGCTGGAACAGGCTAAAAGG AACAAAGTGTCGGTGGAGAAAGCCAAGCAGGCCCTGGAGAGCGAGTGGAACGAGCTACAGATCGAGCTAAACACTCTGACGCAAGGAAAGGGAGATTCTGAACATCGTCGCAAGAAGGCCGAGTCCCAGGTTCAAGAGCTGCAGGTCAAATATGGAGAAAGTGAGCGACAGAGGCAGGATCTCTCCAGCAAGTTGACAAAGATACAG TCGGAGCTGGACAATGTGAACAGCCTCCTGAGTGAAGCAGAGGGCAAGAACATCAAAACCAGCAAAGACCTTTCTTCTTTCGAGTCtcagctgcaggacacacaG GAGTTGCTCCATGAGGAGACTCGTCAGAAGCTTGCGCTCTCCACCCAGCTGAGGCAGCTGGAGAACGACCAGAACAGCCTGCGGGacatgctggaggaggaggaggagagcaagagGAACGTGGAGAAGCAGGTCTCCGCTCTGCAGGCCCAG TTGGCAGAGACGAAGAAGAAGCTGGAACAGGAGGCTTTGAACCTGGAGGGCACAGAGGAGGGCCGCAAGCGTGTCCAGCGGGAGGTGGATAGTCTgatgcaggagctggaggagaaatcAGCCGCTTACGACAAACTGGACAAGACCAAGACTCGTTTGCAGCAGGAGCTGGATGATCTCCTGTTGGACCAGGACCACCTGAGGCAGAACGTCTCTAACTtggagaagaagcagaggaagttTGACCAG ATGCTGGCAGAGGAGAAAACTATTTCTACTCAGTACGCTGAGGAGCGTGACAAGGCCGAGGCTGAGGCCAGGGAGAAGGAAACACGAGCGCTGACGCTGGCCCGTGAGCTGGAGACTATGACAGACCTGAAGAGTGAGTTGGACCGGGCCAATAAGATGCTCAAAGCTGAGATGGAAGATTTGGTCTCGTCCAAAGATGATGTCGGCAAGAGC GTTCATGAGCTGGAGAGGTCAAAGCGTGCcatggagcagcagctggaggagatgaaacttcagctggaggagctggaggatgagCTGCAGACCACAGAAGACGCCAAACTGCGTCTTGAGGTCAACATGCAAGCTATGAAGGCTCAGTTTGACCGAGACCTTCTGGCCAGAGATGAGCAGGGAGAGGACAAGAGGAAACAGCTGGTTAAACAG GTGCGTGAGATGGAGACTGAGCTGGAAGATGAACGTAGGCAGCGTTCTCAGGCGCTCTCATCTAAGAAGAAACTGGAGCTGGACATGGCAGAACTTGAGGTCCAGATCGATGCTGCCAACAAGGGCCGTGATGAGGCCCTCAAACAGCTGAAGAAACTCCag GCCCTGATGAAAGAGCAGATGAGGGAGTTGGAGGAGCTGCGTATGTCCAGAGATGAAGCCGTCAGTGGAGCCAAAGAGACTGAGAGGAAGCTCAAGGCCATGGAGGCAGACACCCTGCACTTCCAGGAG GAAGTGGCCACTGCAGAGAGACTCAAGAGACAggtgcagacagagagagatgagctcCAGGAAGAGGTTAACATCAGCAACTCCAAAAA TTCTCTGCTGGCCGACGAGAAGAGGAGACTGGAGGCTCGTATCagccagctggaggaggagttggaggaAGAGCAGCTCAACACAGAGATGATCAATGACCGTCTGAAGAGAACCACACTGCAG ACTGAACAGTTGACCACAGAAATGGCAAGCGAGCGCAGCAACTCTCAGCGGCTGGAGGGGGCTCGCTCCCAGCTCGATCGCCAGAATAAGGAGCTGaaactgaagctgcaggagCTTGAGGGAACCATCAAGTCTAAGTATAAATCCTCCATCACTGTCCTGGAGGCCAAGATCGCTCAGGTGGAAGAACAGCTTGACACAGAATCTAA GGAGCGTCAGCAGGCCTCCAGGCTGGCCAGACGGACAGAGAAGAAGCTGAAAGAGGTCTTGCTACAGGTGGAAGATGAGAGGCGCAACACAGAGCAATACAAAGACCAG gcggagaaGACTAACAGCCGTATGCGTCAGCTGAAGCGTCAactggaggaggctgaggaggaggtgacACGAGCCAACGCCAGCcgcaggaagctgcagagggagctggaTGATGCCACAGAGTCAGCAGACGCTATGAATCGTGAAGTCAGCACTTTGAAGAGCAAGCTCAG aCGTGGAGATGGGACTTTCAACGTGCGTCGTACACTGGCTCGCACCGGTCTGGACAGTGATGAGGACATGGACGTGCTGACTGAAACATCAGAGACTGCAACTGAGTGA